A single Dehalococcoidia bacterium DNA region contains:
- the proC gene encoding pyrroline-5-carboxylate reductase has protein sequence MRVTIVGGGTMGEAILARLIANAWPGELCVIEIAPSRRAELAARYSVPILAAPPADLGDLIVLAVKPQDASAAYASLGPPRPGQAVLSIMAGVRMAAIREGTGRTAIIRAMPNTPAAIGEGYTVWTATPEVPAETRRQAQALLAQLGRERYVDDEKYLDMATAVNGSGPAFVYLFIEALSDAAVALGLPRPMAHELVTQTVRGAAAYLQASGAHPAILRNDVTSPAGTTAAGLYQLERHAVRAAIQEAVVAAYRRSQELGNA, from the coding sequence GTGCGAGTCACTATTGTCGGCGGGGGCACGATGGGCGAGGCGATCCTCGCTCGCCTCATTGCCAACGCGTGGCCGGGCGAACTGTGCGTCATCGAGATCGCGCCCTCGCGGCGCGCAGAGCTGGCGGCGCGGTATTCTGTGCCTATCCTCGCCGCTCCCCCGGCTGATCTCGGCGACCTGATTGTGCTCGCTGTCAAGCCCCAGGACGCCAGCGCAGCCTACGCTTCGCTCGGCCCGCCGCGCCCGGGGCAAGCCGTGCTGTCGATCATGGCCGGCGTGCGCATGGCGGCGATCCGCGAGGGAACCGGACGGACCGCGATTATCCGGGCGATGCCAAACACGCCCGCCGCAATTGGGGAAGGGTATACTGTCTGGACAGCGACCCCCGAGGTGCCGGCGGAGACCCGACGCCAGGCGCAGGCGCTGCTGGCCCAACTCGGGCGGGAGCGCTACGTCGACGATGAGAAGTACCTTGATATGGCGACCGCCGTCAACGGCAGCGGCCCGGCATTTGTCTATCTTTTCATTGAGGCGCTCAGCGACGCGGCGGTTGCGCTCGGCCTGCCCCGCCCGATGGCGCACGAGCTTGTGACGCAGACAGTGCGAGGCGCCGCCGCCTATCTTCAAGCGTCGGGAGCGCATCCTGCCATCCTGCGCAATGACGTCACCTCTCCTGCTGGAACCACTGCTGCCGGGCTGTATCAGCTCGAGCGGCATGCGGTTCGGGCAGCGATTCAGGAAGCGGTCGTCGCGGCGTATCGCCGCTCTCAGGAGCTCGGCAATGCATGA
- the bktB gene encoding beta-ketothiolase BktB, with protein MTEIVVVSGVRTAIGSYGGSLRDVPASELATLVVREALCRANLRPEDVDHVVFGMVNPTAKEDPYIARVAAVKAGIPVRTPAVTVNRLCGSGLEAITSGARLILAGDADVVVAGGVESMSRAPYWSMKTRWGARMGDETLLDSVLAGLSDPFDNVHMGITAENVAEKYAVSRQRQDEYALLSQQRAARAIREGRFRSQIVPVAVPDRKGGPTLFEVDEHPRPETNLEKLAALKPAFKPDGTVTAGNASGLNDGASAVVLMSRERAEQLGVPPLAQLLSWAVTGCRPEYMGIGPVTAVPKALMRAGLRLSDIDLIEFNEAFAAQVLAVVDELQLDLDKVNPNGGAIALGHPIGATGTILTVKLLYELQRADQELGLVTLCIGGGQGIAAVFRRER; from the coding sequence GTGACCGAGATTGTGGTGGTCAGCGGAGTGCGCACCGCCATCGGCTCCTACGGCGGGAGCCTGCGCGACGTGCCGGCGAGCGAACTCGCCACCCTCGTCGTGCGCGAAGCGCTCTGCCGCGCCAACCTGCGCCCCGAGGACGTCGATCACGTCGTCTTTGGAATGGTCAACCCGACCGCGAAAGAAGACCCCTACATCGCCCGCGTCGCGGCCGTGAAGGCCGGCATCCCCGTGCGCACCCCCGCAGTCACCGTCAACCGATTGTGCGGCTCCGGGCTCGAAGCGATCACGAGCGGCGCGCGGCTGATCCTCGCCGGCGATGCCGACGTGGTCGTGGCGGGCGGGGTGGAGTCGATGAGCCGCGCTCCGTATTGGTCTATGAAAACCCGCTGGGGCGCCCGGATGGGAGACGAAACCCTCCTCGATTCGGTGTTGGCAGGCTTGAGCGACCCCTTCGACAACGTCCATATGGGCATAACGGCAGAAAATGTCGCCGAGAAATACGCGGTCTCCCGCCAGCGGCAGGACGAGTATGCGCTTCTCAGCCAGCAGCGCGCTGCCCGCGCGATCCGGGAAGGGCGCTTCCGGAGCCAAATCGTGCCCGTCGCCGTGCCCGACCGCAAAGGCGGCCCCACGCTCTTCGAGGTCGACGAGCACCCGCGCCCAGAGACAAACCTGGAGAAACTGGCAGCGCTCAAGCCCGCCTTCAAGCCAGACGGCACCGTCACCGCCGGCAATGCCTCGGGCTTGAACGATGGCGCCTCCGCCGTAGTGCTGATGTCGCGCGAGCGCGCCGAGCAGCTCGGAGTGCCGCCGCTCGCCCAGCTTCTCTCCTGGGCGGTCACCGGCTGCCGGCCGGAATATATGGGGATTGGCCCAGTTACCGCCGTGCCGAAGGCGCTGATGCGCGCAGGCTTGCGCCTTTCGGACATTGACCTCATCGAGTTCAACGAGGCGTTTGCCGCCCAAGTCCTTGCCGTCGTCGACGAACTCCAGCTCGACCTCGACAAGGTGAACCCGAACGGCGGCGCCATTGCGCTCGGCCATCCTATCGGCGCAACCGGCACGATCCTGACCGTGAAGTTGCTCTACGAACTGCAGCGCGCCGACCAGGAGCTGGGGCTGGTCACCCTCTGCATCGGCGGCGGGCAAGGGATCGCGGCGGTGTTCCGGCGCGAACGCTGA
- a CDS encoding esterase family protein, protein MAVALFLVGVLFGEPVPPDAAGPQRGVSPVARRTLQEVLEARYSSGAQRPADRHGELREERFFSPILGREMTYAVYLPPGYAASDRRYPVLYALHGVGGNHTEWISFGVADAADAVFAAGEVEPFIMVFPQGDQSYWFNHPGGDRWADYVTEDLIPTIDARYRTIAHREARAIGGLSMGATGALQFGLRRPDLFGIVGAHSPSFRTTFASEDFAHFEYLEVFWYFRNPAGYRPYDPFELAPQQAAAARSLRIWLDVGDADIWRPTVERFHALLTQLDIPHEFSIGSGIHEFTYWGPRMVDYVTFYGRAFSEREAFGS, encoded by the coding sequence ATGGCAGTGGCGCTCTTTCTCGTCGGGGTGCTCTTTGGCGAGCCCGTCCCGCCCGATGCGGCCGGACCGCAGCGGGGGGTCTCGCCGGTCGCGCGCCGGACCCTCCAAGAGGTGCTCGAAGCGCGCTACTCGTCTGGCGCCCAGCGGCCCGCGGATCGCCACGGCGAACTGCGCGAGGAGCGCTTCTTCAGCCCGATCCTCGGCCGCGAGATGACCTATGCCGTCTACTTGCCGCCCGGCTACGCCGCAAGCGACCGGCGCTACCCGGTGCTCTACGCCCTCCACGGGGTCGGCGGCAACCACACGGAATGGATCTCGTTTGGGGTTGCTGACGCGGCTGACGCAGTGTTTGCTGCCGGCGAAGTGGAGCCGTTCATTATGGTGTTCCCCCAAGGAGACCAGTCGTACTGGTTCAATCACCCGGGCGGCGACCGCTGGGCAGACTACGTGACCGAGGATCTCATCCCGACGATCGATGCGCGGTATCGGACGATCGCGCACCGGGAAGCGCGGGCGATTGGCGGTCTCTCGATGGGCGCCACCGGCGCGCTCCAATTCGGGCTGCGCCGTCCTGACCTCTTCGGCATCGTCGGCGCGCACAGCCCCAGTTTTCGGACGACATTCGCCTCAGAAGACTTCGCTCACTTCGAGTATCTCGAGGTGTTCTGGTACTTCCGCAACCCGGCGGGGTATCGTCCGTACGATCCGTTCGAGCTCGCGCCGCAGCAAGCGGCAGCGGCACGCAGCCTCCGGATTTGGCTCGATGTCGGGGACGCGGATATCTGGCGGCCGACGGTTGAGCGCTTTCACGCCCTGCTGACCCAGCTCGATATTCCGCATGAGTTCTCGATCGGCTCCGGCATCCACGAGTTCACCTACTGGGGACCGCGGATGGTCGACTACGTGACGTTTTACGGCCGGGCCTTCTCTGAGCGCGAGGCGTTCGGGTCGTAG
- the purU gene encoding formyltetrahydrofolate deformylase, which produces MERHGVLVVTCPDRPGIVAAIAGFLAERGANIVEAQQHSERSSGRFFFRVQFEPRGVPDETLRREFAPIAARFSMEWRLGFTDQPKRMAIFVSKYDHCLLDLLWRQRAGEIRAEVPIVISNHPDLRSVVEGFGIRFEHVPITPETKAEQERRELELLAQCEVEFVVLARYMQVLSPVFLAGFPLRVINVHHGLLPSFPGARPYSQARERGVKVIGATAHYATEELDDGPIIDQDVVAVTHRDTVADLVRKGRDVERIVLARAVRAHAEDRVFVDGRRTVVFA; this is translated from the coding sequence ATGGAGCGCCACGGGGTGCTCGTCGTCACCTGCCCCGACCGGCCCGGCATCGTTGCTGCGATCGCCGGCTTTCTCGCCGAGCGCGGCGCCAACATCGTCGAAGCGCAGCAGCATAGCGAGCGTTCCAGCGGACGCTTCTTCTTTCGCGTTCAGTTCGAGCCGCGCGGGGTGCCGGATGAGACGCTGCGGCGCGAGTTCGCGCCCATCGCCGCCCGCTTCTCGATGGAGTGGCGGCTTGGTTTCACCGACCAGCCGAAACGGATGGCGATCTTCGTCTCGAAGTATGACCACTGTCTGCTCGACCTCCTCTGGCGACAGCGCGCCGGCGAGATCCGGGCAGAGGTGCCGATCGTCATCAGTAACCATCCCGACCTGCGCAGCGTCGTTGAAGGGTTCGGGATCCGGTTTGAGCATGTGCCAATTACGCCGGAGACGAAGGCCGAGCAGGAACGCCGCGAGCTGGAACTGCTCGCGCAATGCGAGGTGGAGTTCGTGGTGCTGGCGCGCTACATGCAGGTGTTGTCGCCCGTCTTTCTGGCGGGATTTCCGCTGCGCGTCATCAACGTGCACCATGGCCTGCTGCCCTCGTTCCCAGGCGCCCGGCCGTACAGCCAAGCGCGCGAACGGGGCGTCAAGGTGATCGGGGCGACCGCGCATTACGCAACCGAAGAGCTGGACGACGGGCCGATCATCGACCAAGATGTCGTCGCCGTTACCCATCGGGACACAGTCGCCGACCTAGTGCGGAAAGGCCGCGATGTCGAGCGCATTGTGCTGGCGCGGGCGGTACGTGCTCATGCCGAGGACCGGGTCTTCGTTGACGGGCGGCGCACCGTCGTCTTCGCTTGA
- a CDS encoding YggT family protein yields MVTFLATFLMLLFQILTIAIIIRALLSWFPIDRSNPLITILDQITEPVLAPLRRIIPTIGMIDITPLVAILLLQLLQNIVARVASPL; encoded by the coding sequence GTGGTGACCTTCCTTGCCACCTTTCTCATGCTCCTTTTTCAGATCCTGACGATTGCGATCATCATTCGGGCGTTGCTGTCGTGGTTCCCCATCGACCGCAGCAACCCGCTCATCACCATCCTCGACCAGATCACTGAGCCCGTTCTCGCGCCCCTGCGCCGGATCATCCCCACCATCGGGATGATCGATATCACTCCCCTCGTGGCCATTCTGCTCCTGCAGCTGCTCCAGAATATCGTCGCGCGCGTCGCGAGCCCCCTCTAG
- a CDS encoding YggS family pyridoxal phosphate-dependent enzyme — protein sequence MTLLADRLARVRDAIAAAAARSGRPAEAVRLVAVTKTVPVETIAEAYALGVRDFGENRVQEGQPKIAALAAHGIRPTWHFVGHLQTNKAAAALRCFDILQSVDSLRLAETLSRRARGAPVRILLEVNVAGEPSKFGFRLDDPAQPFADALAAIRALPGLVVEGLMTVAPLTDNPESVRPVFRRLAELAAAHGLAELSMGMTDDFPVAIEEGATMVRIGRALFGERPPH from the coding sequence GTGACCCTCCTCGCCGACCGACTGGCACGTGTCCGCGACGCCATCGCGGCGGCCGCCGCCCGGAGCGGCCGGCCGGCTGAGGCTGTCCGCTTGGTTGCCGTGACCAAGACCGTGCCGGTCGAGACGATTGCTGAAGCGTATGCCCTCGGCGTGCGCGATTTCGGCGAGAACCGGGTCCAAGAAGGGCAGCCGAAGATCGCTGCTTTGGCTGCTCACGGCATCCGGCCGACTTGGCACTTCGTCGGCCATCTCCAGACCAACAAGGCAGCAGCAGCGCTCCGCTGCTTTGATATACTCCAGTCGGTCGACTCGCTCCGCCTCGCCGAGACGCTCAGCCGCCGCGCTCGTGGCGCGCCGGTGCGCATTCTCCTCGAGGTCAACGTCGCCGGTGAGCCGAGCAAGTTCGGCTTCCGCCTGGACGACCCGGCACAGCCGTTTGCCGACGCGCTGGCGGCGATCCGCGCGCTGCCCGGTCTTGTCGTCGAAGGGCTGATGACCGTCGCGCCGCTCACCGACAATCCGGAGAGCGTGCGGCCGGTGTTTCGCCGGCTTGCCGAACTCGCCGCCGCCCACGGCCTTGCCGAACTGTCGATGGGCATGACCGACGACTTTCCGGTTGCTATCGAGGAAGGCGCGACAATGGTTCGGATCGGTCGCGCCCTCTTCGGAGAGCGGCCGCCACACTGA
- a CDS encoding MFS transporter: MEAEHAAAARRWPRMFSSLELPVFRFYLTGMLFSSLPMTMLMMVQGYLAYRLTGYAAALGLIALAWGLPQLALVMVGGVVADRYERRRILIVTQSVAMGMTLIMAVLIFSGVLQLWMMALVALLHGTAFAFNMPARQGMAPDLVDDERLTNAVAVNNASFSLTRIAGPALAGALIATPSVGVGGVYLLMSACYLTAVLFLLRLPAVPPRRPAQQRSVAGDIREAIAHIWHTPVLRVLIVLGALLPLLGMPFQMLLPVFAVTVLDVGAAGLGVMNTMMGLGALAGSLLVAWRSDHPHKGRLQAAAAIGFGIAITAFAVIHHFLLGLAILFAAGILSQTFLALNSTLVMLHADRALLGRVMGLLMMTMALTPLTTVPISAAADAIGVVPTSAALGILLAGGVALTLALNPGYAAAAGQRPAQAPMGR; this comes from the coding sequence ATGGAGGCGGAGCATGCCGCGGCCGCGCGGCGGTGGCCCCGGATGTTCTCTTCTCTTGAGCTGCCGGTCTTCCGGTTCTACCTGACCGGCATGCTCTTCTCGTCGCTGCCCATGACCATGCTGATGATGGTCCAGGGCTACCTCGCCTACCGCCTGACGGGGTACGCGGCAGCGCTCGGCCTCATCGCGCTGGCATGGGGGCTGCCCCAGCTGGCGCTGGTGATGGTCGGCGGCGTCGTCGCCGACCGCTACGAACGGCGCCGCATCCTGATCGTGACCCAGAGTGTCGCGATGGGAATGACGCTCATCATGGCCGTGCTCATCTTCAGCGGCGTCCTCCAGCTGTGGATGATGGCGCTCGTGGCGCTCCTCCACGGGACGGCGTTCGCCTTCAATATGCCAGCGCGCCAAGGCATGGCGCCCGACCTCGTCGACGACGAGCGCCTGACCAACGCCGTCGCGGTCAACAATGCCTCCTTCAGTCTGACGCGGATTGCGGGACCGGCGCTCGCGGGAGCGCTCATCGCGACCCCGTCGGTCGGCGTGGGCGGCGTCTATCTGCTGATGTCCGCCTGCTACCTGACAGCGGTGCTGTTCCTCCTCCGCCTGCCTGCCGTGCCGCCGCGGCGGCCGGCCCAGCAGCGCTCGGTCGCCGGCGACATTCGCGAGGCGATTGCGCATATTTGGCACACCCCGGTGCTGCGCGTGCTGATAGTGCTCGGCGCGCTCCTGCCGCTTCTCGGCATGCCGTTTCAGATGCTCCTGCCGGTTTTTGCGGTCACCGTCCTCGACGTCGGCGCCGCCGGCCTCGGCGTCATGAACACGATGATGGGGCTGGGAGCGCTCGCCGGCTCGTTGCTGGTGGCATGGCGCTCCGACCATCCGCACAAAGGGCGGCTTCAAGCTGCCGCCGCCATCGGGTTCGGCATCGCCATCACCGCTTTCGCCGTGATCCACCACTTCCTCCTCGGGTTGGCGATCCTGTTCGCCGCCGGCATCCTCTCCCAGACGTTCCTCGCACTGAACAGCACGCTCGTTATGCTCCATGCCGACCGCGCGCTCCTCGGCCGCGTGATGGGGCTGTTGATGATGACGATGGCGCTGACGCCTCTGACCACCGTGCCCATCTCCGCCGCCGCAGACGCGATCGGCGTGGTGCCGACCAGCGCGGCGCTCGGGATCCTCCTTGCCGGCGGAGTAGCGCTGACGCTCGCCCTCAATCCCGGGTATGCCGCCGCCGCCGGACAGCGGCCAGCGCAGGCGCCGATGGGCCGGTAG
- a CDS encoding aspartate/glutamate racemase family protein produces the protein MRPRRKRVGLLVPSTNSAAEPELARHLPAEVTVHTARMRFTPEGGPAAMLDTYLPEAVADLATLQPDVVLFACTTAGAMRGSAYEVAMLREIEQQTGAKALSVMAEAVEALRRLGARRIGLLTPYPEEGTRAVAAALVAAGFEVPVAKGLQIAGVRPPELTPDDLIAFGREALAGVEVDAVFISCTDLFTLDALDQFEAAFGKPVITSLSAGLAAVERALGASAHDTKTAVS, from the coding sequence ATGCGTCCACGTCGGAAGCGTGTCGGCCTGCTCGTACCGTCGACCAACTCGGCGGCGGAGCCGGAACTGGCGCGCCACCTGCCCGCTGAGGTCACGGTCCACACCGCCCGAATGCGCTTCACCCCCGAGGGGGGGCCTGCAGCGATGCTCGACACCTATCTCCCGGAGGCGGTCGCTGACCTTGCCACGCTCCAGCCGGACGTGGTTCTTTTTGCCTGCACCACAGCCGGCGCGATGCGCGGCAGCGCCTATGAGGTGGCCATGCTCCGGGAGATCGAACAGCAGACGGGCGCGAAAGCGCTCTCGGTGATGGCCGAGGCGGTGGAAGCGCTCCGCCGGCTCGGGGCGCGCCGGATCGGTTTGCTCACCCCCTACCCCGAGGAGGGAACGCGCGCCGTTGCCGCTGCCCTCGTCGCCGCCGGCTTCGAGGTGCCGGTAGCGAAAGGGCTGCAGATCGCGGGGGTTCGCCCGCCGGAGCTGACGCCGGATGACCTGATCGCCTTCGGGCGCGAGGCGCTCGCCGGGGTCGAGGTCGACGCGGTCTTCATCTCCTGCACCGACCTCTTCACCCTCGATGCCCTCGACCAGTTCGAAGCGGCGTTCGGCAAGCCGGTCATCACAAGCCTGTCGGCAGGCCTCGCTGCCGTCGAGCGCGCGCTCGGCGCCTCTGCGCACGACACAAAAACGGCGGTATCCTGA
- a CDS encoding PAS domain S-box protein, whose protein sequence is MHPALGRLLHQVGIDDPATPPSPVQWHALLRALDAEVAAPAGELGSCLGEALAASARRLLSEQEWERSGAQFVECLGKATAASGAAIVQFQPREHDFELALRAEWGLSAGESGHPGWDGIAMRANGLGRWLDCFRAGQPVAAPVCALPAAEQRLLAAMGIQSVLAAPIAVGETEWGVLLLVDRSRPRSWPASVIDLVATAAALVGMALRTGQAVRALQEREQHYRRLIETVQDVIFQTDRAGRWTFLNAAWTALTGYSIEEALGEPADRFVAPTTAAGEEGPLCEILSGRRSEGSFPARLRTKDGGIRWVDVQARGLREEDGTLTGIVGTLRDSTARRAAEEALRASERYFRLLTDHAMDLTLIIGPGGVVDYASRALETLLGYQPAEVIGAPVMQLIHPDDVEAVRTLLLALAREQQSSGRLAFRVRARDGQYRTLEAVATNLLQEEPVAGIVINARDITERVAAERELRRRNAALAALHESALDLMNRRDVDDVLRAIVDRAGALFATGDGFIHLVAPSGDHLVMRIGTGVFEPLQGRTIARNEGVAGRVWATGKPLLVNDYENWEGALHHSRRVEVFDSLVGIPLLSEQEVIGVLGLAQRPGKPPFTDADVEILSLFAQLASIVLDNVRLYAKAQEEIEERKQAADALRQSERQIRALLDAIPDLMLRISSDGVFLDYHPGTAEGQSAPREWVVGRTLWDNFSEERANLFLQCVRRAIATGEPQTLEFSFQAGKRLLEREARFVRSGDREALVLVRDITERKKVERLKNEFVSTVSHELRTPLTSIRGSLGLLKGGVGGPLPPEAANLVDIAFKNSERLVRLINDILDIEKIESGKLHFERQPIELTHLVASAIEANEGLAAEFGVRLTLGERVEPAVVLGDYDRLMQVMANLLSNAAKFSPRGAEVRVDVARSRGGFRVAVRDRGPGIPPQFRHRVFERFAQADASDRRQSGGTGLGLSISKAIIERHGGTIGFETSEAGTTFWFELPDASGLPAASAARQEPSDPVLICEDDPDTAVVLRFLLQAAGFQVDTAHSAEQVRRLLKQRRYLAMTLDLTLPDSDGVSLIREIRADPATADLPLVVVSVATDRSRAELNGEAVEIFDWVDKPLDRDRLVAAVRMAAARARERRPRVLHVEDDADIRALVAQLVDGLATTIAAASVAAARRLLRETTFDLVILDLTLPDGSGLDLLPEIAETPAAPPVLVFSAEDVGPDVARRIAAALVKTRSSNEQLLATIRGLIARSSTAKL, encoded by the coding sequence ATGCATCCAGCGCTTGGTCGTCTCTTGCATCAGGTCGGGATAGACGACCCGGCTACGCCGCCCTCGCCTGTGCAGTGGCATGCCCTGCTTCGCGCGCTCGACGCGGAAGTGGCCGCGCCCGCGGGTGAGCTTGGCTCTTGCCTTGGCGAGGCGCTCGCTGCTTCGGCGCGCCGGCTGCTGAGCGAGCAGGAATGGGAGCGCTCAGGCGCTCAGTTTGTGGAATGCCTTGGCAAGGCAACCGCCGCAAGCGGCGCCGCGATCGTCCAGTTCCAGCCGCGCGAGCACGATTTCGAACTGGCGCTGCGCGCGGAGTGGGGTCTCTCGGCTGGAGAGTCGGGACACCCCGGCTGGGACGGCATCGCCATGCGCGCCAACGGGCTCGGGCGGTGGCTCGACTGCTTCCGCGCCGGCCAGCCGGTCGCGGCGCCTGTCTGCGCGTTGCCCGCAGCCGAGCAGCGCCTATTGGCCGCGATGGGCATCCAGTCGGTGCTGGCTGCGCCGATCGCCGTCGGTGAGACGGAGTGGGGGGTTCTTCTGCTCGTCGATCGGTCGCGCCCGCGCAGCTGGCCCGCGAGCGTGATCGATCTCGTCGCCACGGCTGCGGCGCTGGTCGGGATGGCCCTGCGCACCGGTCAGGCCGTCCGCGCGCTGCAGGAGCGTGAGCAGCACTACCGCCGTCTCATCGAAACGGTCCAAGACGTCATCTTCCAGACCGATCGAGCGGGCCGCTGGACGTTCCTCAACGCGGCTTGGACCGCGCTCACTGGCTACTCCATCGAAGAGGCACTCGGCGAGCCCGCGGACCGCTTTGTGGCCCCCACGACCGCAGCAGGAGAGGAGGGACCGCTGTGCGAGATCCTCAGCGGTCGGCGCAGCGAAGGCAGTTTTCCTGCCCGGCTGCGCACGAAAGACGGCGGCATTCGGTGGGTTGACGTTCAGGCACGCGGCCTGCGGGAGGAGGATGGCACGCTCACGGGAATAGTGGGCACATTGCGCGACAGCACGGCGCGCCGCGCCGCCGAGGAGGCGCTGCGGGCGAGCGAGCGCTACTTTCGGCTGCTCACCGACCACGCGATGGATCTCACGCTCATCATCGGCCCCGGCGGCGTCGTCGACTATGCCAGTCGAGCGCTAGAAACGCTCCTCGGCTATCAGCCGGCCGAGGTGATCGGCGCGCCCGTGATGCAGCTCATCCATCCCGATGATGTCGAAGCGGTGCGGACCCTGCTGCTGGCGCTCGCGCGCGAGCAGCAGAGCTCGGGACGGCTGGCCTTCCGCGTCCGCGCGCGTGACGGCCAGTATCGGACCCTCGAGGCGGTGGCGACCAACCTCCTTCAGGAAGAGCCCGTCGCCGGGATTGTGATCAACGCGCGCGACATCACCGAACGCGTCGCCGCCGAGCGCGAGCTGCGCCGACGCAATGCGGCGCTCGCGGCGCTCCATGAGTCTGCCCTCGATTTGATGAACCGCCGCGACGTTGATGACGTGCTGCGCGCGATCGTCGACCGAGCAGGCGCGCTCTTTGCGACCGGCGACGGCTTCATCCATCTCGTCGCCCCGAGCGGCGACCATCTCGTGATGCGGATCGGCACCGGGGTCTTTGAGCCGCTGCAAGGCCGGACGATCGCGCGCAATGAGGGCGTCGCCGGCCGGGTCTGGGCGACCGGCAAGCCGCTCCTCGTCAACGACTACGAGAACTGGGAAGGCGCGCTGCACCACAGCCGCCGGGTCGAGGTGTTCGATTCGCTCGTCGGCATCCCGTTGCTGTCAGAGCAGGAGGTGATTGGCGTGCTGGGGCTCGCCCAGCGCCCGGGAAAGCCTCCTTTCACCGATGCCGATGTCGAGATCCTCAGCCTGTTCGCTCAGTTGGCGTCGATCGTCCTTGACAACGTCCGGCTGTATGCGAAAGCGCAGGAAGAGATCGAGGAGCGCAAGCAGGCGGCGGACGCGCTGCGGCAGAGTGAACGGCAGATCCGGGCGCTGCTCGACGCGATCCCCGACCTGATGCTCCGGATCAGCAGCGACGGGGTCTTTCTCGACTACCATCCCGGCACGGCGGAAGGCCAGTCCGCCCCCCGCGAGTGGGTCGTGGGCCGCACGCTCTGGGACAACTTCTCCGAGGAGCGTGCCAATCTCTTCCTCCAGTGTGTCCGCCGAGCGATCGCCACCGGCGAGCCGCAGACCCTCGAATTCAGCTTTCAGGCCGGGAAGCGGCTCCTCGAGCGGGAAGCGCGCTTTGTACGCAGCGGCGATCGCGAAGCATTGGTGCTCGTCCGCGACATCACTGAGCGGAAGAAGGTCGAGCGCCTGAAGAACGAGTTCGTCTCGACGGTCAGCCACGAGCTGCGGACGCCGCTCACCTCGATCCGGGGCTCGCTCGGGCTGCTGAAGGGCGGCGTTGGCGGCCCGCTTCCCCCCGAGGCTGCCAATCTGGTCGATATCGCGTTTAAGAACAGCGAGCGGCTGGTGCGGTTGATCAACGACATCCTCGACATCGAGAAGATCGAGTCGGGGAAACTGCACTTCGAGCGCCAGCCGATCGAGCTGACCCATCTCGTGGCAAGCGCGATCGAAGCCAACGAAGGGCTCGCCGCCGAATTTGGCGTTCGGCTGACGCTTGGGGAGCGGGTGGAGCCGGCGGTTGTCCTTGGCGACTATGACCGCTTGATGCAGGTGATGGCCAACCTGCTCTCCAATGCGGCAAAGTTTTCCCCCCGCGGCGCCGAGGTGCGGGTCGATGTCGCGCGGAGCCGCGGCGGCTTCCGGGTTGCAGTGCGCGACCGCGGACCGGGGATCCCGCCGCAGTTTCGGCACCGCGTCTTTGAGCGGTTCGCCCAGGCCGACGCCTCCGACCGACGCCAGAGCGGGGGCACGGGGCTCGGGCTCTCAATTAGCAAGGCGATTATCGAGCGGCATGGCGGCACGATCGGCTTCGAGACCTCCGAGGCGGGGACAACGTTCTGGTTCGAGTTGCCCGACGCGAGCGGGCTCCCCGCCGCGAGCGCGGCGCGGCAGGAGCCGAGCGATCCGGTGCTGATCTGCGAAGACGACCCCGACACCGCAGTGGTCCTCCGCTTCCTGCTGCAAGCGGCAGGCTTTCAGGTGGACACGGCGCATTCTGCGGAGCAAGTGCGGCGGCTGCTCAAGCAGCGGCGCTATCTTGCGATGACGCTCGATCTGACCCTTCCCGACAGCGACGGCGTGAGCCTGATTCGCGAGATCCGCGCCGACCCTGCCACGGCCGACTTGCCTCTCGTCGTTGTCTCGGTCGCGACGGACCGGAGCCGCGCGGAACTGAATGGCGAAGCAGTTGAGATCTTCGATTGGGTCGACAAGCCGCTCGATCGAGACCGCCTCGTCGCCGCCGTCCGGATGGCGGCGGCACGGGCGCGCGAGCGGCGGCCGCGCGTGTTGCATGTCGAAGACGACGCCGATATCCGCGCTCTCGTCGCTCAACTGGTCGACGGCCTAGCCACGACGATCGCGGCTGCGAGTGTCGCCGCGGCGCGCCGGCTGCTGCGCGAGACGACGTTCGACCTCGTCATCCTCGACCTGACGCTGCCGGACGGCAGCGGTCTGGATCTCCTCCCAGAGATTGCCGAAACCCCAGCGGCGCCGCCCGTCCTTGTCTTCAGCGCGGAAGATGTCGGACCGGATGTAGCGCGCCGGATTGCTGCTGCGCTCGTCAAGACGCGGTCATCGAACGAGCAGCTGCTTGCCACGATTCGAGGATTGATTGCCCGATCGTCAACCGCGAAGTTGTGA